From a region of the Ovis aries strain OAR_USU_Benz2616 breed Rambouillet chromosome 2, ARS-UI_Ramb_v3.0, whole genome shotgun sequence genome:
- the LOC114113207 gene encoding interferon omega-1-like codes for MAFVLSLLMALVLVSYSRGGSLGCDLSQNHVLFGKKNLRLLGQMRRISPRFCLQDRKDFAFPQEMVEGGQLQEAQAISVLHEMLQQSFNLFHTESSSAAWDTTLLEQLRTGLHQQLDDLEACLGQVMGEEDSALGRTGPTLAVKRYFQGIHVYLQEKGYSDCAWETVRVEIMRSLSSSASL; via the coding sequence ATGGCCTTTGTGCTCTCTCTACTCATGGCCCTGGTGCTGGTCAGCTACAGCCGGGGAGGATCCCTGGGCTGTGACCTATCTCAGAACCACGTGCTCTTTGGCAAGAAGAACCTCAGACTCCTGGGCCAAATGAGGAGAATCTCCCCTCGCTTCTGTCTGCAGGACAGAAAAGACTTCGCTTtcccccaggagatggtggagggcggccagctccaggaggcccaggccaTCTCTGTGCTCCACGAGATGCTCCAGCAGAGCTTCAACCTCTTCCACACAGAGAGTTCCTCTGCTGCCTGGGACACCACTCTCCTGGAGCAGCTCCGCACTGGACTCCATCAGCAGCTGGATGACCTGGAGGCCTGCCTGGGGCAGGTGATGGGAGAGGAAGACTCTGCCCTGGGAAGGACGGGCCCCACCCTGGCTGTGAAGAGGTACTTCCAGGGCATCCATGTCTACCTGCAAGAAAAGGGATACAGCGACTGTGCCTGGGAAACCGTCAGAGTGGAAATCATGAGATCCTTGTCTTCATCAGCCAGCTTGTAA
- the LOC114113208 gene encoding interferon omega-1-like: MAFVLSLLMALVLVSYGPGGSLGCDLSQNHVLSGRKNLRLLGQMRRLSPRLCLQDRKDFAFPQEMVEGGQLQEAQAISVLHEMLQQSFNLFHTERSSAAWDTTLLEQLRTGLHQQLDDLDACLGQVMGEEDSALGRTGPTLAVKRYFQGVHVYLKEKEYSDCAWETVRVEIMRSLSSPVSLQERLRMMDGDLSSP, encoded by the coding sequence ATGGCCTTCGTGCTCTCTCTACTCATGGCCCTGGTGCTGGTCAGTTATGGCCCGGGAGGATCCCTGGGCTGTGACCTGTCTCAGAACCATGTTCTCAGTGGCAGGAAGAACCTCAGGCTCCTGGGCCAAATGAGGAGACTCTCCCCTCGCTTGTGTCTGCAGGACAGAAAAGACTTCGCTTtcccccaggagatggtggagggcggccagctccaggaggcccaggccaTCTCTGTGCTCCATGAGATGCTCCAGCAGAGCTTCAACCTCTTCCATACAGAACGCTCCTCTGCTGCCTGGGACACCACTCTCCTGGAGCAGCTCCGCACTGGACTCCATCAGCAGCTGGATGACCTGGACGCCTGCCTGGGGCAGGTGATGGGAGAGGAAGACTCTGCCCTGGGAAGGACGGGACCCACCCTGGCTGTGAAGAGGTACTTCCAGGGCGTCCATGTCTACCTGAAAGAGAAGGAATACAGCGACTGTGCCTGGGAAACCGTCAGAGTGGAAATCATGAGATCCTTGTCTTCACCAGTCAGCTTGCAAGAAAGGTTAAGAATGAT